In the genome of Populus trichocarpa isolate Nisqually-1 chromosome 6, P.trichocarpa_v4.1, whole genome shotgun sequence, one region contains:
- the LOC7491024 gene encoding E3 ubiquitin-protein ligase PUB24, with translation MDDIEVPKFFVCPISLQIMKDPVTTITGITYDRESIEHWLFTSQNTACPVTKQPLQKDLDLTPNHTLRRLIQAWCTENASHGVDRIPTPKPCLDKAHVLKLIKNLSHHELQIKTLTRLELLAAENERNRKCMVDAGLPKAMLLFIAACFKKGQVSGIQEALSILCFIRIPRSESRAFFSEIDDKIIESLTWVLGCKMENYATVKSHAASVLKMLLEEASSSVLERLKPEFFERIVGVLRERITHQGINAALQVLLNACPWGRNRKMMVESGAVFELIELELGSPERRTTELNLGVLFHLCCCAEGRAQFLSHGGSIAVVAKRILRVSPAVDDRAILILSQICKFSGTSMVIQEMADVKAVTKLCMLLQADCATYLKDKAREILRSHSDKWKNSPCIFSSLSSLEFQVSS, from the coding sequence ATGGATGATATTGAAGTTCCAAAGTTTTTTGTCTGCCCAATATCTCTCCAAATCATGAAAGACCCGGTTACAACCATAACTGGCATCACATATGATCGAGAGAGCATTGAGCACTGGTTATTCACTAGTCAAAACACAGCTTGTCCAGTCACCAAACAGCCCTTGCAAAAAGATTTAGATTTAACCCCTAATCACACCTTACGCAGGTTAATCCAAGCTTGGTGCACCGAGAATGCATCCCATGGTGTTGATAGAATCCCCACCCCTAAACCTTGTCTTGACAAAGCCCATGTCCTTAAACTCATCAAAAATCTTTCGCATCACGAGTTGCAAATTAAAACTCTTACACGATTGGAATTACTTGCGGCGGAGAATGAAAGAAACAGGAAGTGCATGGTGGATGCTGGCCTGCCCAAGGCCATGTTATTGTTTATAGCAGCATGTTTCAAGAAAGGTCAAGTTTCTGGTATTCAAGAAGCTCTTAGTATACTATGTTTTATTAGAATTCCTCGAAGTGAATCAAGGGCCTTTTTTAGTGAAATTGATGATAAGATTATCGAATCCTTGACTTGGGTTTTAGGGTGCAAAATGGAGAATTATGCCACAGTTAAATCCCATGCAGCTTCGGTGTTGAAAATGCTACTTGAAGAAGCGAGTTCTAGTGTATTGGAGAGGCTTAAACCTGAATTCTTTGAGAGGATTGTTGgtgttttgagagagagaatcaCTCATCAAGGTATTAATGCCGCCTTGCAAGTGTTGTTAAATGCTTGTCCCTGGGGAAGAAATCGGAAAATGATGGTGGAATCCGGTGCAGTTTTTGAGCTTATTGAGCTTGAATTGGGATCACCTGAAAGAAGAACCACAGAGCTCAATTTGGGTGttctttttcatttatgttGTTGTGCTGAGGGAAGGGCTCAATTCTTAAGCCATGGAGGTAGCATTGCTGTGGTTGCAAAGAGAATATTGAGGGTTTCTCCAGCGGTGGATGATCGAGCCATTCTGATCCTTTCACAGATATGTAAATTCTCAGGAACAAGTATGGTGATCCAAGAAATGGCGGATGTTAAAGCTGTGACAAAGCTATGTATGTTGCTTCAAGCAGACTGTGCAACATATTTGAAGGACAAAGCTAGGGAAATCCTTAGATCACACTCTGACAAGTGGAAGAACTCTCcttgcattttttcttctctctcgaGTCTTGAGTTCCAGGTATCCAGCTAG
- the LOC7497647 gene encoding BTB/POZ domain-containing protein At3g05675: MESPEPSRIGDRSTSDVVVRLRTHEGRDDWFYCHSFILIEKSKYFGDRLSENWPTCQILDSRNCVEVYCEESDFDHHVNFLRLLYVVIDGSLEDIWHGVKNALGILRVAVELGCPQIVNACVNYLEAMPWEEAEEDEILKIIPGMGSKSQPILARVQPVNPSAVLRIFLSAIKFATSSPPSPMNDLKTTAQEQLEYMLTEDDDAPLLTADQEVKFEVKECVKGLFTRFNNMLEALLCEPVESANEKGKMQSFQSYLSDLSWACQILNKLEIMKEFVNSWVGASDKIVLVVEQASSVAEIIETKSKVIEVAAKVLEAIGYGNVILPTAKRFHMVKVWLPFVRVTKPLIDSATTNAKDAPELRIDGELWQSLESTFVSMVLTLPSEDQAEILTEWLGNEHIHYPDFTEAFEVWCYRSKVAKRRLADILGNHGMANSTL; encoded by the exons ATGGAATCTCCA GAGCCAAGTAGGATTGGTGATCGTTCAACCAGTGATGTTGTTGTCCGACTCCGAACACATGAAGGCCGAGATGATTGGTTTTATTGCCATTCTTTTATCTTGATAGAAAAGAGCAAATATTTTGGTGACCGCCTTTCTGAGAACTGGCCTACATGTCAGATCCTTGACTCACGGAACTGTGTTGAAGTTTACTGTGAAGAATCAGACTTTGATCACCATGTCAATTTTTTACGACTTCTCTATGTTGTTATAGATGGTTCATTGGAAGACATATGGCATGGTGTGAAGAATGCCCTTGGCATTCTGCGTGTAGCTGTGGAACTTGGGTGCCCACAAATTGTTAATGCTTGTGTGAACTACTTGGAAGCAATGCCATGGGAAGAAGCTGAGGAGGATGAGATCCTAAAAATCATACCAGGCATGGGATCGAAATCCCAACCAATTCTTGCCCGTGTCCAACCAGTCAATCCGTCAGCTGTATTGAGAATTTTTCTGTCAGCTATTAAATTTGCCACATCATCACCTCCTTCACCCATGAATGATCTTAAAACTACTGCACAAGAGCAGCTCGAATACATGCTGACTGAAGATGATGATGCCCCTCTACTAACAGCTGATCAAGAGGTCAAATTTGAAGTAAAAGAATGTGTGAAGGGACTGTTCACCAGATTTAACAATATGCTAGAAGCTCTGTTATGTGAGCCTGTGGAATCTGCCAATGAGAAAGGGAAAATGCAATCTTTTCAATCATATCTATCAGATTTATCGTGGGCTTGTCAGATACTAAATAAGTTGGAAATCATGAAGGAATTTGTCAATAGTTGGGTAGGCGCATCAGATAAGATAGTTCTGGTTGTTGAGCAAGCTAGTTCGGTAGCTGAAATTATTGAGACAAAGTCGAAGGTTATAGAGGTGGCAGCAAAGGTTTTAGAAGCAATAGGATATGGTAACGTTATTCTGCCTACTGCAAAACGGTTTCACATGGTCAAGGTTTGGCTTCCATTTGTGAGGGTTACCAAACCATTAATTGATTCTGCCACGACTAATGCCAAAGATGCTCCAGAACTTAGGATTGATGGTGAGCTATGGCAGTCCTTAGAATCCACATTTGTTTCTATGGTTCTTACACTGCCATCAGAAGACCAGGCAGAGATTTTGACAGAATGGTTAGGGAATGAACATATTCACTATCCAGACTTCACTGAGGCATTTGAGGTGTGGTGTTACAGGTCCAAGGTTGCGAAGAGAAGATTAGCAGACATATTGGGCAACCACGGTATGGCCAATAGCACACTTTGA
- the LOC7497646 gene encoding BEL1-like homeodomain protein 1: MATYFHGNPEIQAAAASAEGLQTLVLMNPTYVQYSETPPPPQSNNLVFLNAAASAAANSLSPPPHLSGHAPSNTQQFVGIPLDPNSHEASTLHGLIPRVHYNFYNPIDSTSTARETPRAQQGLSLSLSSQQQGGFGSQAQAMSGEDIRVSGGLVSPGSGVTNGVPGMQGVLLSSKYLKATEELLDEVVNVNSNGIKSELSKKSNGISSNNSNKVIGESSTGEGSGEGEASGKRGPELSTAERQEIHMKKAKLMSMLDEVEQRYRQYHHQMQIVISSFEQAAGIGSAKTYTALALKTISKQFRCLKDAITGQIKAANKSLGEEDCLGGKIEGSRLKFVDHHLRQQRALQQLGMIQHNAWRPQRGLPERSVSVLRAWLFEHFLHPYPKDSDKHMLAKQTGLTRSQVSNWFINARVRLWKPMVEEMYMEEIKEQEQNGSEDKTSKSEHNEDAASRSVLQEKGSVNGNLTRSFKSLDNSPDAPSAISIPTSSTSPVGGNLRNQSGFSFMGSSELDGITQGSPKKPRSHDLIQSPTSVPSINMDIKPGEANNEQVSMKFGDERQSRDGYSFIGGQTNFIGGFGQYPMGEIGRFDGEQFTPRFSGNGVSLTLGLPHCENLSLSGTHQTFLPNQNIQLGRRVEIGEPNEYGALNTSTPHSSTAYESIDIQNRKRFIAQLLPDFVA; this comes from the exons ATGGCGACATACTTTCATGGGAATCCTGAAATCCAAGCAGCTGCTGCATCAGCGGAAGGTCTTCAAACTCTTGTGCTTATGAACCCTACTTATGTCCAATACTCTGAAACCCCTCCACCACCACAATCCAACAACCTTGTATTCCTTAACGCCGCTGCTTCTGCTGCTGCCAACAGCCTCTCTCCTCCGCCGCACCTCTCGGGCCACGCGCCATCGAACACCCAACAATTCGTCGGTATCCCTTTGGACCCTAACTCCCATGAGGCTTCTACTTTGCATGGACTTATTCCCCGTGTCCATTACAATTTTTATAATCCAATTGACTCTACATCGACTGCGCGTGAAACACCACGCGCCCAACAAGGCCTGTCTTTGAGCCTCTCCTCACAACAGCAAGGCGGTTTTGGATCACAGGCTCAAGCTATGTCTGGTGAAGATATAAGGGTGTCTGGTGGGTTGGTGTCACCAGGTTCGGGTGTGACAAATGGGGTACCGGGTATGCAAGGGGTCTTGTTGAGCTCAAAGTACTTGAAGGCCACTGAAGAGCTACTTGATGAGGTTGTTAATGTGAATAGTAATGGAATCAAGAGTGAATTGTCAAAGAAGAGTAACGGGATTAGTAGTAATAATAGCAATAAGGTGATTGGAGAGTCATCAACCGGAGAAGGGTCTGGCGAAGGAGAAGCAAGTGGGAAGCGCGGACCGGAGCTTTCCACTGCAGAGAGGCAGGAAATTCATATGAAGAAGGCTAAGCTTATGAGCATGCTCGATGAG GTGGAGCAGAGGTACAGGCAGTATCATCACCAGATGCAGATAGTGATTTCCTCGTTTGAGCAAGCAGCAGGAATTGGTTCAGCAAAGACATACACAGCCCTTGCATTGAAAACAATCTCCAAGCAGTTTAGGTGCTTGAAAGATGCAATAACAGGTCAAATTAAAGCTGCAAACAAAAGCTTAGGTGAAGAGGATTGCTTAGGAGGAAAGATTGAAGGTTCAAGGCTCAAATTTGTCGATCATCACCTTCGACAACAGCGTGCACTTCAGCAGTTGGGAATGATCCAGCACAATGCTTGGAGACCCCAGAGAGGATTGCCTGAAAGATCAGTTTCAGTTCTCCGTGCTTGGCTCTTCGAACACTTTCTCCACCC CTATCCCAAGGATTCAGACAAACACATGCTCGCAAAACAAACAGGGCTCACGAGGAGCCAG GTGTCTAATTGGTTCATAAATGCTCGAGTTCGACTTTGGAAGCCAATGGTAGAAGAAATGTACATGGAGGAAATTAAGGAACAAGAACAGAATGGATCAGAGGACAAAACAAGCAAGAGCGAACACAATGAAGATGCTGCTTCAAGGTCAGTTCTGCAAGAGAAAGGTTCAGTTAACGGAAATCTAACTAGAAGCTTCAAGTCCTTGGACAATTCACCGGATGCTCCTTCTGCAATCTCAATACCCACATCTTCAACATCTCCTGTTGGGGGAAATCTCCGAAACCAGTCTGGATTTTCCTTTATGGGGTCATCAGAATTAGACGGGATCACACAAGGGAGCCCAAAGAAACCAAGAAGCCATGATTTGATACAATCCCCAACTAGTGTGCCATCCATTAACATGGATATCAAGCCTGGCGAGGCAAACAATGAGCAGGTTTCTATGAAATTCGGCGATGAGAGGCAGAGTAGGGATGGCTACTCATTCATAGGAGGCCAAACCAACTTCATTGGAGGTTTTGGGCAATATCCAATGGGGGAAATTGGGAGGTTTGATGGAGAGCAGTTCACGCCAAGGTTTTCTGGCAATGGTGTCTCTCTCACTCTTGGGCTACCTCATTGTGAAAACCTCTCCTTATCAGGTACTCATCAAACTTTTCTTCCAAACCAAAACATTCAACTGGGAAGAAGAGTAGAGATCGGCGAACCAAACGAGTATGGAGCCCTTAACACATCCACGCCTCACTCTTCAACTGCATACGAGAGCATTGACATTCAGAACCGAAAGAGGTTTATAGCACAACTGTTGCCAGACTTTGTGGCCTGA